A portion of the Paenibacillus hamazuiensis genome contains these proteins:
- a CDS encoding S-layer homology domain-containing protein → MNTRFGSKKLVSFLLTLLIVANLVTPAFAATAPLQGGSYFTDTDNWGGYGSSTVDGDLDVSSPTRIGNGAAKYPIEFKITGVDKQPAKSAYLLIRAYDVDEYDSTDNLTGEWDRVYFSANPSELQLGDSYTQWTWPSDFKAGDYRKEFPKSAYVGALSGNNNKWNTTVLAIAPTKITASQDYYVALSTHHYYAASKDDFQDWVVEVDWGQLVLDGGSRETGEISKAAIQIKDDGKMYVDTGFLPKTTGNFGMEVSLIKEEDGVEQNLDTKTDRFLNAAEGVEKTSQTLLLGSNLDPTKEYKVNIILFDDRGGAVSTSKPIDAGKAQHILTVSTFDPQAKSFEKQGLQYEPIAFNAADFQNNYFKVNGTANGTNLQKVQIVTLPDAAKGKLVFDDGTTIADVIPGQEIAVGDLSKLKFVPAADERGFFGTASFKWNGFDGTKYAFIDADVTINGPANALPTVDPIVKQANKGEEISLPAATFTGSYFDPENAPLNEIKIASLPDADMGKLVLGVTEVTYGQKIPVANLGQLKFVPNSGKTGPVSFDWNGSDGTQYARADKKVTIMINTPPVIQDVTKAGLAGAVVSFTAADFANAPAYTDADSDPLQQVKITLPSDFGSKGTLWYTSVSTATYINPGTTKTLTPAQLSTLKFQPAQDLPNGSTVTFPWVGNDGKQDAEASALVKIAYNGVPAASPLAVSMDEGTKSLIIELKGVDAETVTGMVYGINSQPSKGTLVPATENNPDGNKWIYTPNPNFTGEDSFTYTVTDADGQKSQPATVKIKVNKLLDGWAGNKNQGDATNVKTLPGYPLPLSALSQTDAAEVIANVNGVTVPLILANPTTFATDGFKKWELSTYKLPEGTNPGVYKVTFTAKAADQSLLPAEPDSRLADNNFEVPAPSVLQLTANPAKIVGDGKSTTTLTALLTDTEGKPIANTEVVFSAPDGVGSFVGSNRVMTDSEGRAVVTYKSAKIKGIDEQQIPIKATVLDVAKGVTAQSQIMMTFMPPTISGVITKGGTHEPVAGATVRATLDLNGDGKIEQGVDFDATVVTKADGSYSIPVPEGDKEYNLEITQNVTIGGVETPVTYKQQAKVGVVSGSGSDTFDSEKTVTGVVLFKKQDGASSLFNTNMVKKMKVYLKDAEGNYISENGRPKGFELEGQGVFNASGLSKDVTYTMEIRYELEPGKEIIVKSSTVKVNADGEMNISQELVDPYGKITDAVTHAAIEGATVTLYYANTQRNIDNGKPTNSPVVLPAIEGFAPNDNKSPDQLSDATGFYAFMVYPETDYYLVIKKAGYDTKISDTISVEKEIVKRDFELTRDKKTRSSGGGGGGASVPTGPDVTLNLTVDKNLVKEGDVSTITLDYKNQSGSTLSEGEVSVTIPEGAELVNANGGTVNGKTVTWKVTNLGAGQGGSFKIEVKWPQLTAADTEFEFPAQFTLNGNASTPVKVDSAVKVKVFSDRFGDLKHQRYILGYPDKEFKPNNSLTRAELAAIVARLTENGKVNDTLSYKDVREDHWAANYIKIATKHGYFSGFEDGSFRPEEPVTRGELASVMARFLKLNISATGTTHFTDVEDHWAGDAIESLYRNKFLAGYEDGTFKPQDKIRRVEAVTMINRMLYRGPLKGASALFPDVPESHWGFGDVQEATFSHEAVRNQDGSETWKRNIEDDVK, encoded by the coding sequence TTGAACACAAGGTTTGGGAGTAAAAAGTTGGTGTCTTTCCTGCTTACGCTGCTCATCGTGGCGAATTTGGTGACACCTGCATTTGCGGCCACAGCGCCGCTGCAAGGAGGTTCTTATTTTACCGATACCGACAACTGGGGCGGATATGGAAGCAGTACGGTCGATGGCGATTTGGATGTGAGCAGTCCCACGCGGATTGGCAATGGCGCTGCGAAATATCCTATCGAGTTTAAAATCACTGGAGTAGATAAACAACCTGCGAAGAGTGCTTATTTGCTGATCAGAGCATACGATGTCGATGAATACGATAGTACGGATAATTTAACAGGTGAATGGGATCGTGTGTATTTTTCCGCAAATCCGAGTGAACTTCAGTTAGGCGATTCATACACACAATGGACATGGCCTTCCGACTTCAAAGCAGGGGATTACAGGAAGGAGTTTCCTAAATCAGCCTATGTGGGTGCCTTGTCCGGTAACAATAATAAATGGAACACTACGGTTCTCGCAATTGCTCCAACCAAAATCACGGCGTCACAAGATTACTATGTCGCTCTTTCTACCCATCATTACTATGCAGCCAGCAAAGACGATTTTCAGGACTGGGTAGTTGAAGTCGACTGGGGTCAGCTTGTCCTTGATGGCGGTTCGCGCGAAACCGGAGAAATTTCGAAAGCAGCCATCCAGATAAAAGATGACGGCAAAATGTATGTCGATACAGGGTTTCTTCCTAAAACAACCGGCAATTTTGGTATGGAAGTCAGCTTGATCAAGGAAGAGGACGGCGTCGAGCAAAACTTGGATACCAAGACAGACCGCTTCCTTAATGCTGCGGAAGGTGTGGAGAAGACATCCCAGACATTGCTTTTAGGTTCGAATCTCGATCCGACCAAGGAATATAAGGTTAACATTATTTTGTTTGACGACCGCGGCGGGGCTGTGAGCACAAGCAAACCGATTGACGCAGGGAAAGCGCAGCATATTTTGACGGTGTCAACCTTCGATCCGCAAGCGAAATCGTTTGAAAAGCAAGGGCTTCAATACGAACCGATCGCATTTAATGCAGCTGATTTCCAAAATAACTACTTCAAGGTGAACGGAACGGCTAACGGAACTAATCTGCAAAAGGTACAGATTGTCACTTTACCGGATGCAGCCAAAGGAAAGCTGGTATTCGACGACGGCACTACTATCGCAGATGTGATACCGGGCCAGGAGATCGCCGTGGGAGACCTAAGCAAGCTCAAGTTTGTTCCGGCCGCTGACGAAAGAGGATTCTTCGGGACAGCCAGCTTTAAGTGGAACGGCTTTGACGGCACGAAATATGCATTTATCGATGCCGACGTAACGATCAACGGTCCCGCGAACGCCTTACCGACTGTGGATCCGATCGTAAAGCAGGCCAATAAAGGTGAAGAGATCAGCTTGCCGGCAGCCACTTTTACCGGCAGCTATTTCGATCCTGAAAATGCCCCGCTCAACGAAATCAAAATCGCATCGCTGCCGGACGCGGACATGGGCAAACTGGTTCTCGGGGTAACGGAAGTTACCTACGGCCAGAAAATTCCTGTGGCAAATCTCGGTCAGTTAAAGTTCGTGCCGAACAGCGGAAAAACCGGACCGGTATCGTTTGACTGGAACGGTTCCGACGGGACGCAGTATGCACGAGCGGACAAAAAAGTAACCATCATGATTAACACACCGCCGGTTATTCAAGACGTAACCAAAGCGGGGCTGGCCGGAGCCGTTGTTTCGTTCACCGCAGCTGACTTCGCCAATGCCCCGGCATATACGGATGCCGACAGCGATCCGCTGCAGCAGGTGAAAATTACGCTGCCGAGCGACTTCGGCTCCAAAGGGACATTGTGGTATACGTCGGTTTCGACGGCGACCTATATCAACCCGGGCACTACAAAAACGCTGACCCCGGCACAATTGAGCACGTTGAAATTCCAGCCGGCGCAAGATCTTCCGAACGGCAGTACCGTGACTTTCCCTTGGGTAGGAAACGACGGCAAGCAGGATGCCGAAGCTTCGGCGTTGGTGAAAATCGCATATAACGGCGTACCGGCTGCCAGTCCTTTGGCGGTAAGTATGGATGAAGGCACCAAGTCGCTGATTATCGAGCTGAAGGGTGTGGACGCGGAGACGGTTACCGGCATGGTGTACGGGATCAACTCCCAGCCTTCCAAAGGGACTTTAGTTCCAGCGACAGAGAATAATCCGGACGGCAATAAATGGATTTATACTCCGAACCCGAACTTTACAGGGGAAGACAGCTTTACCTATACCGTAACGGATGCGGACGGACAGAAGAGCCAGCCCGCGACAGTCAAGATTAAAGTGAACAAACTGCTCGACGGCTGGGCAGGCAATAAAAATCAAGGCGATGCGACGAATGTGAAAACATTGCCGGGGTATCCGCTCCCATTATCAGCGCTCAGCCAGACGGACGCAGCAGAAGTGATAGCGAACGTGAATGGGGTAACGGTTCCGTTAATTTTGGCCAATCCGACAACTTTTGCGACGGACGGATTTAAGAAATGGGAGCTCAGCACGTATAAGCTTCCGGAAGGAACGAATCCGGGCGTATACAAGGTAACCTTTACAGCCAAAGCAGCGGATCAATCATTGTTGCCCGCGGAGCCAGACTCCAGGCTGGCAGACAATAACTTCGAGGTTCCGGCACCATCCGTTCTTCAGTTGACGGCAAATCCCGCGAAAATTGTGGGCGACGGCAAATCAACGACGACATTGACCGCGCTGCTTACGGATACCGAAGGTAAACCGATCGCTAATACGGAAGTCGTATTCAGTGCGCCGGATGGAGTAGGATCGTTTGTCGGTTCGAATCGTGTGATGACGGACAGTGAAGGCAGAGCGGTTGTCACCTATAAATCGGCGAAGATCAAAGGTATTGACGAACAGCAGATTCCGATTAAAGCGACGGTGCTTGACGTTGCGAAGGGTGTTACGGCTCAATCGCAAATCATGATGACGTTTATGCCTCCAACCATCAGCGGGGTGATTACGAAAGGCGGCACCCACGAGCCTGTGGCTGGGGCGACGGTCCGAGCTACTCTTGACTTGAACGGGGACGGCAAAATCGAACAAGGCGTCGATTTTGATGCAACGGTCGTTACCAAAGCGGACGGTTCTTATTCGATCCCGGTTCCTGAAGGGGATAAAGAGTACAATCTGGAAATTACCCAAAACGTAACCATCGGCGGCGTGGAGACACCGGTCACTTATAAACAGCAAGCCAAGGTCGGAGTCGTGTCCGGATCCGGAAGCGATACATTCGATTCGGAGAAAACCGTAACCGGCGTGGTGCTTTTCAAAAAGCAGGACGGAGCATCCAGTCTATTCAATACCAATATGGTTAAGAAAATGAAAGTGTACCTGAAGGATGCGGAAGGCAATTACATTTCGGAAAACGGCAGACCGAAAGGCTTTGAGCTGGAGGGGCAAGGCGTATTTAACGCAAGCGGCTTGAGCAAAGATGTCACGTACACTATGGAGATTCGTTATGAGCTTGAGCCGGGGAAAGAGATCATCGTTAAAAGCAGTACGGTAAAAGTGAATGCGGACGGTGAAATGAACATTTCACAAGAACTTGTCGATCCGTACGGCAAAATCACGGATGCTGTCACCCATGCTGCAATTGAAGGTGCGACGGTAACTCTGTACTATGCGAATACGCAAAGAAACATTGATAACGGCAAACCGACGAACAGCCCTGTCGTATTGCCGGCGATCGAGGGATTTGCGCCAAACGATAACAAAAGCCCGGATCAATTAAGCGACGCTACAGGTTTTTACGCGTTCATGGTATACCCTGAGACCGATTATTACCTGGTCATAAAAAAAGCGGGTTATGATACGAAGATCAGCGATACCATCAGCGTTGAGAAAGAAATTGTCAAACGTGATTTTGAACTGACTCGTGACAAAAAGACTCGCAGTTCCGGCGGAGGCGGAGGCGGAGCTTCCGTACCGACCGGTCCGGATGTAACACTGAACCTTACCGTGGACAAAAACCTGGTGAAGGAAGGCGACGTATCGACCATCACGCTGGATTATAAAAATCAATCCGGTTCCACGCTGAGCGAAGGAGAAGTTTCCGTTACCATTCCTGAAGGAGCGGAGCTGGTTAATGCCAACGGCGGAACCGTAAACGGCAAGACGGTTACGTGGAAAGTGACCAACTTGGGAGCCGGCCAAGGAGGCAGCTTCAAAATCGAAGTGAAATGGCCTCAATTGACAGCTGCAGATACGGAGTTTGAATTCCCGGCGCAATTTACGTTGAATGGCAATGCTTCCACACCTGTCAAAGTCGACTCGGCAGTGAAGGTGAAGGTGTTCTCCGACCGTTTCGGAGATCTGAAACATCAACGTTACATTCTCGGATATCCCGACAAGGAGTTCAAGCCGAACAACTCGCTGACGCGGGCCGAGCTAGCTGCCATTGTGGCCCGCTTGACAGAGAACGGTAAAGTCAACGACACATTGTCTTACAAGGATGTTCGCGAAGACCATTGGGCGGCAAACTATATTAAGATTGCTACGAAACATGGGTACTTCAGCGGCTTCGAAGACGGAAGCTTCCGTCCGGAAGAGCCTGTCACCAGAGGAGAGCTTGCTTCCGTTATGGCTCGCTTCCTGAAGCTGAATATCAGCGCAACCGGAACCACGCATTTCACGGACGTCGAAGATCATTGGGCGGGCGATGCGATCGAATCGCTTTACCGGAACAAGTTCCTCGCCGGTTACGAGGACGGAACGTTCAAGCCTCAGGATAAAATTCGCAGAGTCGAAGCGGTCACGATGATCAATCGGATGCTGTATCGCGGTCCGTTGAAAGGAGCAAGCGCGCTGTTCCCGGATGTGCCGGAAAGCCACTGGGGCTTCGGCGATGTCCAGGAAGCGACCTTCTCGCATGAAGCTGTCCGCAACCAGGATGGAAGCGAAACTTGGAAGAGAAATATCGAAGACGACGTAAAGTAA
- a CDS encoding response regulator, with protein MISAMVVDDAEFIRKVIREMLEDAGVDVVAEARNGKEAVEIYKKFGPDLVFMDMAMPVMDGIAALKEIKRFDPAAKVIICSAMDGRDLIREAMDNGASDYVMKPFLKERVEEAVRKVLG; from the coding sequence ATGATATCGGCAATGGTAGTCGACGATGCAGAGTTCATTCGCAAGGTCATAAGAGAGATGCTGGAGGATGCCGGTGTGGACGTTGTCGCCGAAGCCCGCAACGGCAAGGAAGCGGTGGAGATATATAAGAAGTTCGGGCCCGATTTGGTTTTTATGGATATGGCCATGCCCGTCATGGACGGCATCGCCGCCTTGAAAGAAATCAAGCGCTTTGATCCCGCGGCGAAAGTGATCATATGTTCGGCTATGGACGGGCGGGATTTGATTCGGGAAGCGATGGACAACGGCGCGAGCGATTATGTGATGAAGCCGTTTCTGAAGGAACGCGTGGAAGAGGCTGTTCGTAAGGTTTTGGGTTAG